A region from the Geobacillus vulcani PSS1 genome encodes:
- a CDS encoding cation diffusion facilitator family transporter, with protein sequence MENEQRFRQAKTAAMVGIVGNMALSAVKAAVGVWSQSRALIADAAHSASDVAGSFAVWVGLRAAARPPDEDHPYGHGKAESIAAIIVAVLLFLVGLEIGRSAFLSFFTPLSPPGAAAIYVLLLSIAVKEAMFRYKYRLGKKLNSDALIINAYEHRSDVFSSFAALIGVGAAIVGGKWEIGWLVYADPLAGLFVSLLVLKMAWDLGRQSVHTAIDHVLHEEEAGYLREAVLSVPDVRQINELHAREHGHYVIVDLKIAVDPRLTVEEGHQIGKKVKEKLLTLPRVRNVMVHINPYNPEKNS encoded by the coding sequence ATGGAAAACGAACAGCGATTCAGGCAGGCAAAAACGGCGGCGATGGTCGGCATTGTTGGCAATATGGCGCTATCCGCCGTCAAGGCGGCGGTCGGCGTGTGGAGCCAAAGCCGAGCACTGATCGCCGATGCCGCTCATTCAGCGTCCGACGTGGCCGGTTCGTTCGCCGTTTGGGTCGGACTGCGGGCCGCCGCGCGCCCGCCGGATGAGGATCATCCGTATGGGCATGGAAAAGCGGAATCCATCGCCGCCATTATTGTGGCGGTCCTTCTATTTCTCGTTGGGCTCGAGATCGGGCGCTCGGCGTTTCTGTCGTTTTTCACCCCGCTGTCACCGCCGGGAGCGGCCGCCATTTACGTCTTGTTGTTGTCGATTGCTGTCAAAGAAGCGATGTTTCGCTATAAATATCGACTCGGGAAAAAGCTAAACAGCGATGCGCTGATCATCAACGCCTATGAGCACCGGTCGGATGTATTTTCATCGTTTGCTGCGCTCATCGGCGTCGGCGCCGCCATCGTCGGCGGAAAATGGGAGATTGGCTGGCTTGTATACGCGGATCCGCTCGCCGGATTGTTCGTCTCGCTGCTTGTGCTGAAAATGGCATGGGACCTTGGACGCCAGTCGGTTCATACCGCGATCGATCATGTGCTTCACGAGGAAGAGGCCGGCTATTTGCGCGAGGCGGTCTTGTCCGTTCCCGATGTGCGGCAAATCAATGAACTGCATGCGCGCGAGCACGGCCATTACGTCATCGTCGATTTGAAAATCGCCGTCGATCCGCGATTGACGGTCGAAGAGGGGCACCAGATCGGAAAAAAGGTGAAAGAAAAACTGCTGACGCTGCCGCGCGTCCGCAATGTCATGGTCCACATCAATCCGTACAATCCGGAAAAAAACTCGTAA
- the recJ gene encoding single-stranded-DNA-specific exonuclease RecJ — protein MLKAKTRWEVERLDEQAVRRLAEEAGITPLLARLLVRRGVRTASEAAAFLHPLEQPFHDPFLLDGMERAIRRLKRAIDAGERVLVYGDYDADGVCSTSVMVSALKEAGASVEFYIPNRFTEGYGPNMAAFRAAKERGVSVIVTVDNGIAAVKEIAAANEWGMDVIVTDHHEPGPALPEAHAIIHPKLPGSTYPFRDLAGVGVAFKVAHALLGRVPRHLLDLAAIGTIADLVPLVGENRLLAAQGLEALRMTKRVGLRALFRQCRLDAATINEQTVGFVIAPRLNAAGRLGGADPAVALLMTDDEDEAMQLAAEMDELNRERQQLVAQIAEEAADMVRRQFPPEEHRVLVVAGEGWNAGVVGIVASKLVEQFYRPAVVLSVDREKGIAKGSARSIHGFDLFASLSQCRDLLPHFGGHPMAAGMTLALDDVEELRQRLNAIAAETLSENDFTPPTFIDASCSIAELTLSVARGLERFAPFGVGNPRPLVLIEGVSVETMRRVGANGAHMKAVFSQDGAAVDAIGFGLGPLCEEIAPDARISAVGELSVNEWNGFAKPQLSLCDLAVSDCQLFDVRGCRDVRPLLERLPKEKRLVVSFRRETGQRPDVAPFRGELHCVLTEEEAGALSIDDRYVVLLDVPPRLALLSALLSNGRPARIYAVFAQPEAQFFRTFPTRDHFKWFYAFLHRHRSFPLAKRGGELARARGWTEETVHFMAKVFLELDFISEQNGVISLVHQPAKRDLHESPTYRRRRDELEAEHQLVYSTYEQLKRCLAEMTRSQTHEEANVSWT, from the coding sequence ATGTTGAAAGCGAAAACGCGTTGGGAGGTGGAGCGCCTCGATGAGCAGGCCGTGAGGCGGCTGGCTGAGGAAGCCGGCATCACGCCCTTATTGGCGAGGCTTCTCGTCCGCCGCGGGGTTCGGACGGCCTCGGAGGCGGCGGCGTTTCTCCATCCGCTTGAGCAACCGTTTCATGATCCGTTTTTGCTTGACGGGATGGAGCGAGCGATTCGGCGTCTAAAGCGGGCGATTGACGCGGGTGAACGCGTGTTGGTATACGGCGATTACGATGCCGATGGCGTTTGCAGCACGTCGGTGATGGTGAGTGCTCTCAAGGAGGCGGGGGCATCGGTCGAGTTCTACATTCCGAACCGGTTTACGGAAGGATACGGTCCGAACATGGCGGCGTTTCGCGCCGCAAAAGAGCGTGGCGTTTCCGTCATTGTGACCGTCGACAATGGGATTGCGGCGGTCAAGGAGATTGCGGCCGCCAACGAGTGGGGGATGGATGTCATCGTCACAGATCACCACGAGCCCGGTCCGGCGCTGCCGGAGGCGCATGCGATCATTCATCCGAAGCTGCCGGGAAGTACATATCCGTTTCGCGATTTAGCCGGCGTCGGCGTTGCATTTAAGGTAGCCCATGCCTTGCTTGGGCGAGTGCCGCGCCATTTGCTCGATTTGGCTGCCATTGGCACGATCGCCGATTTGGTGCCGCTCGTTGGGGAAAACCGCCTCTTGGCGGCGCAAGGGCTTGAAGCGTTGCGCATGACGAAGCGCGTCGGGCTGCGCGCTCTTTTTCGGCAGTGCCGCCTTGATGCAGCAACCATCAATGAACAGACCGTCGGCTTTGTCATCGCCCCGCGCTTGAATGCAGCAGGGCGTCTCGGCGGCGCGGATCCGGCGGTGGCGCTCTTAATGACCGATGATGAAGACGAGGCGATGCAGCTGGCAGCAGAAATGGACGAGTTAAACCGCGAACGCCAACAGCTTGTGGCGCAAATTGCAGAGGAAGCGGCAGACATGGTGCGGCGCCAATTCCCTCCCGAGGAACATCGCGTTTTGGTCGTGGCAGGCGAAGGATGGAATGCCGGAGTGGTCGGCATTGTCGCTTCCAAGCTTGTCGAGCAGTTTTACCGCCCGGCGGTCGTGCTTTCGGTCGACCGGGAGAAAGGGATCGCCAAAGGGTCGGCCCGCAGCATCCACGGGTTTGACTTGTTTGCCAGCTTGTCGCAATGCCGCGACTTGTTGCCTCATTTTGGCGGCCATCCGATGGCGGCGGGGATGACGCTGGCGCTTGATGATGTGGAAGAGTTGCGTCAACGGCTGAACGCCATCGCCGCCGAAACGTTGTCTGAGAACGATTTTACGCCGCCGACATTCATTGATGCTTCCTGTTCGATCGCTGAGTTGACGCTGTCGGTCGCCCGCGGCCTTGAGCGATTCGCTCCGTTTGGCGTCGGCAATCCGCGGCCGCTTGTTCTCATTGAAGGGGTGTCGGTTGAAACCATGCGGCGCGTCGGGGCGAACGGAGCCCATATGAAAGCTGTCTTTTCCCAAGACGGGGCCGCGGTCGACGCCATCGGCTTCGGTCTCGGGCCGTTATGTGAAGAAATCGCTCCGGATGCGCGCATTTCAGCGGTTGGGGAGCTGTCGGTGAACGAATGGAACGGGTTCGCCAAGCCACAGCTATCGTTGTGTGATCTGGCGGTCAGCGACTGCCAGCTGTTTGACGTCCGCGGCTGCCGCGATGTTCGTCCTCTTCTTGAGCGGTTGCCAAAAGAGAAGCGGTTGGTCGTCTCCTTTCGCCGCGAAACCGGGCAGCGCCCGGACGTGGCGCCATTTCGCGGGGAGCTTCATTGTGTGCTGACCGAAGAAGAGGCGGGTGCCTTATCGATTGACGACCGCTATGTCGTGCTGCTTGACGTGCCGCCGCGGCTGGCCTTGCTGTCGGCGCTTCTTAGCAACGGGCGGCCGGCGCGCATTTACGCGGTGTTTGCTCAGCCCGAGGCGCAATTTTTCCGCACGTTTCCGACGCGCGACCATTTTAAATGGTTTTACGCCTTTTTGCATCGACACCGTTCGTTTCCGCTCGCCAAGCGCGGCGGTGAGCTGGCCCGCGCCCGCGGTTGGACGGAAGAGACGGTTCATTTTATGGCCAAAGTATTTTTAGAGCTTGACTTTATTAGCGAACAAAACGGCGTCATTTCGCTCGTTCATCAGCCGGCGAAGCGCGATTTGCACGAATCGCCGACGTATCGCCGCCGGCGGGACGAGCTCGAGGCAGAGCATCAGTTAGTCTATTCCACTTACGAGCAATTGAAACGTTGTTTGGCGGAAATGACACGTTCGCAAACGCACGAGGAGGCAAACGTATCATGGACTTAA
- a CDS encoding adenine phosphoribosyltransferase produces MDLKQYITIVPDFPKPGIMFKDITTLMDNGPAYKYATDQIVQYAREKQIDIVVGPEARGFIIGCPVAYALGVGFAPVRKEGKLPREVVRVEYGLEYGTDVLTMHKDAIKPGQRVLITDDLLATGGTMRATIDLVEQLGGVVAGLAFLIELTELGGRKKLEGYDILTLMQF; encoded by the coding sequence ATGGACTTAAAACAATACATTACGATTGTGCCCGATTTTCCGAAGCCGGGCATCATGTTTAAAGATATTACAACGCTGATGGACAACGGTCCGGCGTACAAATACGCGACCGACCAAATTGTTCAATATGCGCGCGAAAAACAAATCGACATCGTCGTTGGTCCGGAAGCGCGCGGCTTTATCATCGGTTGCCCGGTCGCCTATGCGCTTGGCGTCGGGTTTGCGCCGGTGCGCAAGGAAGGGAAGCTGCCGCGCGAAGTCGTCCGCGTTGAGTATGGCCTCGAATATGGAACCGATGTCTTGACGATGCATAAAGATGCCATTAAGCCAGGACAGCGCGTGTTGATCACCGACGACTTGCTGGCGACGGGTGGGACGATGCGGGCGACGATCGATTTGGTGGAACAGCTCGGCGGAGTGGTGGCCGGATTGGCGTTTTTGATTGAGCTCACCGAGCTTGGCGGGCGCAAAAAGTTGGAAGGATACGATATTTTGACCTTGATGCAGTTTTAA
- a CDS encoding RelA/SpoT family protein translates to MANEQVLTAEQVFERASCYLSEQDVAFLKKAYEFAKHAHRDQFRKSGEPYIIHPIQVAGILVDLKMDATTIAAGFLHDVIEDTEATKEDLEREFGPEVAMLVDGVTKLGKIKYKSQEEQQAENHRKMFLAMAQDIRVILIKLADRLHNMRTLKHLPAEKQRRIANETLEIFAPLAHRLGISKIKWELEDTALRYLNPQQYYRIVNLMKKKRAEREQYLEEVIQEVRERLNEVHIPCEISGRPKHIYSIYRKMVMQNKQFNEIYDLLAVRIIVNSIKDCYAVLGIIHTCWKPMPGRFKDYIAMPKPNMYQSLHTTVIGPKGEPLEVQIRTFEMHQIAEFGIAAHWAYKEGKTIKPNSFEEKLSWFREILEWQNDASNAEEFMESLKMDLFSDMVFVFTPKGDVIELPAGSVPIDFAYRIHSEIGNKTIGAKVNGKMVPLDYKLQTGDIVEILTSNHSYGPSQDWLKLAKTSQARNKIRQFFKKQRREENIEKGKEMVEKEVRSLGFEPKEVMTADNVKRVAEKFNFSNEDDMYAAVGYHGITAAQIAHRLTEKWRKQRDLEEQQRKLAEAFSEAKLPAGKKRDCGIRVQGMDNLLIRLSRCCNPVPGDEIIGFITRGRGISVHRADCPNVKTEEAADRLIAVEWESGANGEREYNVDIEITGFDRRGLLNEVLQAINETRTDISAVSGRSDHRHKIATIHMTIAIHNLSHLQKVVERIKQIPDIYSVQRLMNN, encoded by the coding sequence ATGGCCAATGAACAAGTGCTGACAGCGGAGCAAGTGTTTGAACGAGCGAGCTGCTATTTGTCGGAGCAGGACGTCGCCTTTTTGAAAAAGGCGTATGAGTTTGCCAAGCATGCCCACCGCGATCAGTTCCGAAAATCGGGCGAACCATACATCATCCACCCGATTCAAGTCGCGGGCATTTTGGTGGACTTGAAGATGGACGCGACAACGATCGCCGCCGGGTTTTTGCATGATGTCATCGAAGACACCGAGGCGACAAAAGAAGACCTCGAGCGCGAGTTTGGTCCGGAAGTGGCGATGCTTGTCGACGGAGTGACGAAGCTCGGCAAAATTAAATATAAATCACAGGAAGAACAGCAGGCGGAAAACCATCGGAAAATGTTTTTGGCGATGGCGCAAGATATCCGGGTTATTTTGATCAAGCTCGCCGACCGGCTGCACAACATGCGGACGTTGAAACATTTGCCGGCCGAAAAACAGCGGCGCATTGCCAACGAGACGCTCGAAATTTTCGCCCCGCTTGCGCATCGGCTCGGCATTTCGAAAATCAAATGGGAGCTTGAGGATACGGCGCTTCGTTATTTAAACCCGCAACAGTACTACCGCATCGTCAACTTAATGAAGAAAAAGCGGGCTGAGCGTGAGCAATACTTGGAAGAAGTCATTCAAGAAGTGCGCGAACGGCTCAATGAAGTGCACATTCCGTGCGAAATTTCTGGACGTCCAAAGCATATTTACAGCATTTATCGAAAAATGGTGATGCAAAACAAACAGTTCAACGAAATTTATGACTTGCTCGCCGTCCGCATCATCGTCAACAGCATCAAAGACTGTTATGCCGTCCTCGGCATCATCCATACGTGCTGGAAGCCGATGCCGGGGCGGTTCAAAGACTACATCGCCATGCCGAAGCCGAACATGTACCAATCGCTCCATACGACGGTGATCGGCCCAAAAGGCGAGCCGCTTGAGGTGCAAATCCGCACATTTGAAATGCACCAAATCGCCGAATTCGGGATTGCCGCCCACTGGGCGTACAAAGAAGGAAAGACGATCAAGCCGAACTCGTTTGAAGAAAAGCTGTCTTGGTTTCGGGAAATTTTGGAATGGCAAAACGATGCGAGCAATGCCGAAGAGTTCATGGAATCGCTCAAGATGGACCTGTTTTCCGACATGGTGTTCGTTTTCACGCCAAAGGGCGATGTCATTGAGCTGCCGGCTGGATCGGTGCCGATCGATTTCGCTTACCGCATCCATTCGGAAATCGGCAACAAGACGATCGGGGCGAAAGTGAACGGCAAAATGGTGCCGCTTGACTACAAGCTGCAAACGGGCGACATCGTCGAAATTTTAACTTCCAATCATTCGTACGGGCCAAGCCAAGATTGGCTGAAACTGGCAAAAACATCGCAGGCGCGCAACAAAATCCGCCAATTTTTTAAAAAACAGCGGCGCGAAGAAAACATTGAAAAAGGCAAAGAGATGGTGGAAAAAGAGGTGCGAAGCCTCGGCTTTGAACCGAAAGAAGTGATGACGGCCGACAACGTGAAGCGCGTCGCCGAAAAGTTCAACTTCTCGAACGAAGACGATATGTATGCAGCGGTCGGTTATCATGGCATCACAGCAGCGCAAATCGCCCATCGGTTGACGGAAAAATGGCGGAAGCAGCGCGATCTCGAGGAACAGCAGCGCAAGTTGGCCGAGGCGTTTTCCGAGGCAAAGCTGCCGGCAGGAAAAAAACGCGACTGTGGCATTCGCGTCCAAGGAATGGACAACTTGCTCATCCGTTTGTCGCGCTGCTGCAATCCAGTGCCGGGCGATGAAATTATCGGCTTCATTACCCGCGGCCGCGGCATTTCCGTCCACCGCGCCGACTGTCCGAATGTGAAAACGGAAGAAGCCGCTGATCGGCTGATTGCCGTAGAATGGGAAAGCGGGGCAAACGGCGAGCGCGAGTATAACGTAGACATTGAGATCACCGGATTTGACCGCCGCGGTTTGCTGAATGAGGTGCTGCAGGCGATCAATGAAACGCGCACTGATATTTCCGCCGTCTCGGGACGCTCAGACCACCGACATAAAATCGCGACGATCCATATGACGATCGCCATTCATAATTTGAGCCACTTGCAAAAAGTCGTCGAACGAATCAAGCAAATTCCCGACATTTATTCCGTTCAGCGCTTGATGAACAACTAA
- the dtd gene encoding D-aminoacyl-tRNA deacylase: MRAVIQRAKEAKVTVDGETVGAIDAGLVVLLGVTHEDTEDDAAYLAEKIVHLRIFEDEDGKMNRSLLDVGGAVLSVSQFTLYGDCRKGRRPNFMAAAKPDHALPLYEAFNAALRERGVHVETGVFGAMMDVSLTNEGPVTLIIDTSEKPGNR, encoded by the coding sequence GTGAGAGCGGTCATCCAGCGGGCGAAAGAGGCCAAAGTCACCGTCGACGGCGAGACGGTCGGAGCGATCGATGCCGGGCTTGTCGTCCTTCTTGGCGTCACACACGAGGACACAGAGGACGATGCTGCCTATTTGGCTGAGAAAATCGTTCATTTGCGTATTTTTGAAGATGAAGACGGAAAAATGAACCGCTCCTTGCTTGACGTCGGCGGAGCGGTGCTGTCGGTGTCGCAGTTCACCCTTTATGGCGACTGCCGAAAAGGCCGGCGCCCGAACTTTATGGCGGCGGCAAAGCCCGACCATGCCTTGCCGCTGTATGAAGCGTTCAATGCTGCCTTGCGTGAAAGGGGCGTCCATGTGGAAACCGGCGTATTCGGTGCGATGATGGACGTATCGCTCACAAACGAAGGGCCTGTCACTTTGATCATCGACACGAGTGAGAAACCGGGAAACCGATGA
- the ahpC gene encoding alkyl hydroperoxide reductase subunit C, whose protein sequence is MSLVGKKVQPFRAQAYHNGEFIEVTEQDFMGKWSIVCFYPADFTFVCPTELEDLQDHYATFKELGVEVYSVSTDTHFTHKAWHDTSPAISKIEYVMIGDPSHQLSRMFDVLDEEQGLAQRGTFIIDPDGVIQAVEINADGIGRNASTLIDKIKAAQYVRNHPGEVCPAKWKEGAETLKPSLDLVGKI, encoded by the coding sequence ATGTCTCTCGTAGGAAAAAAAGTACAGCCGTTCCGCGCTCAAGCGTATCACAATGGTGAATTCATCGAAGTAACAGAACAAGACTTCATGGGGAAATGGAGCATCGTTTGCTTCTATCCGGCGGACTTTACATTCGTCTGCCCGACGGAGCTCGAAGACTTGCAAGACCACTATGCGACATTTAAAGAACTCGGCGTGGAAGTGTACTCGGTTTCGACCGATACGCACTTTACTCATAAAGCATGGCACGACACATCGCCGGCCATCAGCAAAATCGAATACGTCATGATCGGCGACCCTTCGCATCAACTGTCGCGCATGTTTGATGTGCTTGATGAAGAACAAGGATTGGCGCAACGCGGCACGTTCATCATTGACCCAGACGGCGTCATTCAAGCGGTGGAAATCAATGCAGACGGCATCGGCCGCAACGCCAGCACGCTGATTGATAAAATTAAAGCGGCACAATATGTGCGCAACCATCCGGGTGAAGTCTGCCCGGCGAAATGGAAAGAAGGGGCGGAAACGCTGAAGCCAAGCCTGGACCTCGTCGGCAAAATTTAA
- the ahpF gene encoding alkyl hydroperoxide reductase subunit F, which produces MLLDADIKAQLAQYLQLLENEIVLTVSAGDDNVSRDMLALVDELTSMSPKIKVEKARLERTPSFSVNRVGENTGITFAGVPLGHEFTSLVLALLQVSGRPPKVSEDVVRRIQQIRGKHHFETYVSLTCHNCPDVVQALNIMSVLNPDISHTMIDGAAFKDEVEQKGIMAVPTVFLNGKLFASGRMSIEDILAKLGSEPDAASFADKEPFDVLVVGGGPAGATAAIYAARKGIRTGIVADRFGGQILDTLGIENFISVKYTEGPKLAASIEEHVKQYDVDIMIQRAKRLAKKELIEVELENGAVLKSKTVVLATGARWRNLGVPGEEEFKNKGVAYCPHCDGPLFEGKHVAVIGGGNSGVEAAIDLAGIASHVTLLEFAPELKADAVLQDRLYSLPNVTVIKNAQTTEITGTDKVNGLTYVDRATGQEHHIELQGVFVQIGLVPNTEWLEGTVERNRFGEIIVDKRGATNVEGVFAAGDCTDSAYKQIIISMGSGATAALSAFDYLIRH; this is translated from the coding sequence ATGCTGTTGGATGCTGACATCAAGGCGCAACTCGCTCAGTATTTGCAATTGCTTGAAAATGAGATTGTCTTGACGGTAAGCGCGGGAGACGACAACGTTTCCCGCGATATGCTTGCTTTAGTCGATGAGTTGACGTCCATGTCGCCGAAAATCAAAGTGGAAAAGGCAAGGCTTGAACGCACGCCGAGCTTCAGCGTCAACCGGGTCGGCGAAAACACTGGCATCACGTTCGCCGGCGTCCCGCTCGGTCATGAGTTTACCTCGCTGGTGCTGGCCCTGCTTCAAGTGAGCGGGCGGCCGCCGAAAGTGAGCGAAGACGTCGTGCGCCGCATTCAACAAATCCGGGGCAAACACCATTTTGAAACGTATGTGAGCCTAACGTGCCATAACTGCCCGGACGTTGTTCAAGCGCTCAACATCATGAGCGTGCTGAACCCCGACATTTCGCATACGATGATCGACGGGGCGGCGTTTAAGGATGAAGTGGAACAAAAAGGGATTATGGCCGTGCCGACCGTCTTTTTAAACGGCAAACTGTTCGCCAGCGGCCGCATGTCGATTGAAGACATTCTCGCGAAACTAGGAAGCGAGCCGGATGCCGCGTCGTTTGCCGATAAAGAGCCGTTTGATGTGCTTGTCGTCGGCGGCGGCCCGGCGGGTGCGACAGCCGCCATTTATGCAGCGCGCAAAGGCATCCGCACCGGCATCGTTGCGGATCGTTTTGGCGGGCAAATTTTGGATACGCTCGGCATTGAAAACTTCATCAGCGTCAAATATACGGAAGGGCCGAAGCTCGCGGCCAGCATCGAAGAGCATGTCAAACAGTACGATGTCGACATCATGATCCAGCGCGCCAAACGGCTTGCGAAAAAAGAGTTGATTGAAGTGGAGCTGGAAAACGGCGCCGTTTTGAAAAGCAAAACGGTGGTGCTTGCAACGGGCGCCCGTTGGCGCAACCTTGGCGTGCCGGGCGAGGAAGAGTTCAAAAACAAAGGCGTCGCCTACTGCCCGCATTGCGATGGTCCGCTGTTTGAAGGCAAGCACGTGGCGGTCATCGGCGGCGGCAACTCCGGCGTGGAAGCGGCCATTGACTTGGCCGGCATCGCCAGCCACGTGACGCTGTTGGAGTTCGCACCGGAACTGAAAGCCGACGCCGTTTTGCAAGATCGGCTGTACAGCTTGCCGAATGTGACGGTGATCAAAAACGCGCAAACGACGGAAATCACTGGCACGGATAAGGTGAACGGCTTGACGTACGTCGACCGGGCGACAGGGCAAGAACACCATATCGAGCTGCAAGGCGTGTTCGTGCAAATCGGCCTCGTGCCGAATACAGAGTGGCTTGAAGGAACAGTGGAACGGAACCGCTTCGGCGAAATCATCGTCGACAAGCGCGGCGCGACCAACGTTGAAGGCGTCTTTGCCGCAGGCGACTGCACGGACAGCGCCTACAAGCAAATCATTATTTCGATGGGCTCCGGAGCGACGGCGGCGTTAAGCGCATTTGATTATTTGATTCGCCATTAA
- the hisS gene encoding histidine--tRNA ligase — protein sequence MAFQIPRGTQDILPGDSEKWQYVEQVARELCSRYGYREIRTPIFEHTELFLRGVGDTTDIVQKEMYTFEDKGGRALTLRPEGTAPVVRAFVEHKLYGSPNQPLKLYYSGPMFRYERPEAGRFRQFVQFGVEAIGSSDPAIDAEVMALAMHIYEALGLKRIRLVINSLGDLDSRRAHREALVRHFSGRIHELCADCQTRLETNPLRILDCKKDRDHELMATAPSILDYLNDESRAYFEKVKHYLAMLGLPFVIDSRLVRGLDYYNHTTFEIMSEAEGFGAAATLCGGGRYNGLVEEIGGPEMPGIGFALSIERLLAALEAEGVELPTGEGIDCYVAALGERAKEEAIRLVYELRRAGLRVDQDYVGRKLKAQLKAADRLKAAFVVMIGDEELDKQIATVKEMASGEQTNVPFGELASFFTERTRREGE from the coding sequence ATGGCGTTTCAAATTCCAAGAGGAACGCAAGATATTTTGCCGGGAGACAGCGAAAAATGGCAGTACGTGGAGCAAGTCGCCCGCGAATTATGTTCCCGGTACGGATATCGGGAAATTCGGACGCCGATTTTTGAACATACCGAACTGTTTTTGCGCGGCGTCGGTGATACGACCGATATCGTCCAAAAAGAGATGTATACGTTTGAGGACAAGGGAGGGCGTGCGCTCACGCTCCGCCCGGAAGGCACGGCGCCGGTCGTGCGGGCGTTCGTCGAGCATAAGCTGTACGGCAGCCCGAACCAGCCGCTGAAACTGTATTACAGCGGGCCGATGTTCCGCTACGAGCGGCCGGAAGCCGGGCGGTTCCGCCAATTCGTTCAGTTTGGCGTCGAAGCGATTGGCAGCAGCGATCCGGCCATTGATGCCGAGGTCATGGCGCTGGCGATGCATATTTACGAAGCGCTTGGCTTAAAACGGATCCGGCTTGTCATCAACAGCTTGGGCGACCTTGACAGCCGCCGGGCGCATCGCGAGGCGCTCGTGCGCCATTTTTCGGGGCGCATCCATGAACTGTGTGCCGATTGTCAGACGCGGCTCGAGACGAATCCGCTCCGCATTCTCGACTGCAAAAAGGACCGCGATCATGAACTGATGGCGACGGCGCCGTCGATTTTGGATTACTTGAATGATGAATCACGCGCGTATTTTGAGAAGGTGAAACACTATTTGGCCATGCTTGGCCTTCCGTTTGTCATCGATTCGCGGTTGGTGCGCGGGCTTGATTATTACAACCATACGACATTTGAAATTATGAGCGAAGCGGAAGGGTTTGGCGCAGCCGCGACGCTGTGCGGCGGCGGGCGCTACAATGGGCTTGTCGAGGAAATCGGCGGGCCGGAAATGCCGGGGATCGGTTTTGCGTTAAGCATCGAACGGCTGCTCGCAGCGCTGGAGGCGGAGGGGGTGGAGCTTCCGACCGGCGAAGGGATCGATTGCTATGTGGCTGCGCTCGGCGAACGGGCAAAAGAGGAAGCGATCCGCCTCGTCTATGAATTGCGCCGTGCCGGCTTGCGCGTTGATCAAGACTATGTCGGCCGAAAACTGAAGGCGCAGCTGAAAGCAGCCGACCGCCTCAAAGCAGCGTTTGTCGTCATGATTGGCGATGAAGAGCTCGACAAACAAATCGCGACCGTCAAGGAGATGGCGAGCGGCGAACAAACGAACGTGCCGTTCGGCGAACTGGCTTCATTTTTCACAGAACGAACGAGGAGAGAGGGGGAGTAA